The segment ATTCATATGCAAGCAAGTAATGTTGAATAATCTTTCTATATATCGTTGTGTTTCCTCCTATCAAAGTAAATATGGATTAGGGACAATCTCCAAggcaaagaaaataaaataaattaacAGCAACAGTTTTTGTATATTTTATTGATGAAGTTTTACCCTTTACTATAAGAACATACACTGCACATGAATTCAAAAAGGATTAATAAATGAAAACTTTAACTTTTTCTGAGAAGTTGAGATGAAAGGATGCCCGGTACTTAGTATCACTAATTTCATTATAACCTGTCAGGGGTCTATGGTATGAACATAGTTACTCTTTACGTCATCCTGCAAAAGTAGTAATTCGTATAGGGAGGGAAGTAAAACAGACCATTTCAGGTAGACACAGCAGATGAATAAGCTTGTAGATATAATCCAGATGATTATGGCTGCGAGAAAGATTGTCCTCCAGATACTTATGCAGGCAAGTATTCTCAACTGCGACATGGAGCGGGAGTAGATTCTCAATGACATCCTTGCCAACTGTGCGCACATTGGGTGATGCACCATGGCGTAAAAGCAGCTTGATCATGTCAAGAGAGAACCTTTCAGCAGCTTCGTGGAGCGGGAAGTATCCATATCTGTTTATGCAGTTGGGATTGGCGTGCATCCCATAGAGCTCAGGTGCCATGCCCTCCAATGCGACTTTTGCACAGCGCAGGGCATTGAAACTGACAATGAAGGTAAAGATTTGTGCGGTGATGGTAAGATCCGATGACATGCCCCGGCCTCTACAGTTCTGGAAGAGTCGGAGGAAGCACTGGGCACTATCCTTTACAAGGATGGGCTCCAATTCGGCATATTTGTCCAAGAAGTTATCAGCCACCCACTAGAGGAGTCCATCACAATTGAAAAAGGTGAAAGGCATCAGTTATCCAACTAAAAGCACAACAAAATAAACTGTCTTGTGGTCTATGGGGGTGCATGTATGACAACAACAATGAAAACAACAAAACCTTGTAACCTAAGCAAGTTGGTGTAGGCTAAAGATAAACCCAAACATGAGGCAGCAACAAGGAGGGAGGAGAAAGTAAGGGAATCTAAAGCTAGCATGGTTCAGGCATGTGAATCAACATGTTCCGATCCAAGGTTCATATATGACAACTAATGTAATTGAATGAAGCATCAATCAAATTATTTAAACGAAGGTAACACAAACCTGGGGAGCAGGGTCTGGGATGATTATGTCATTTGCTATGGACTTGGCGATCTCAACATCCCTTTCTAGCATAAGCTGAAAGAGCGAATGTCAAGAGTCAGCACTGGGAAAGAAAAAACAAGGCGAGAGGAATATCACACAGATGGATAGTTATCATACCTCCTTGACCTTTCTCAAATTAAAATCCTCAGTAACTTGATAATAAGGGACAGGGTACTCCGGATAATCATTTTTTATTGTAATTGTTTTATCTTCACCATTGACGTTAGCTTTGGCCAGGGCAACTAACTCTTTTTTCCGCGGTGCTTTAAATTTCAAGTTCATCCTTCTGTTTTCCTGAAACAAGAAAGTGTAATCTTGAATTATGTGCCAAACAAGATTACTACAAGGGCcactgaaataaatccagaagaCCCTGAGATAAAGTGAGTCCCATCTAAAATGGATCGCGGATCACTAAAAcataaacttatgctgcaaataGAAAACGATGTATTTACTCTGTAAATCCTGAAATGTAACAATGCTAAATGCAAAATGAAGGGCCACACAAGTTTCTCAAATACAAGTTGAACCAGGTGCTAGGAACTCTGGTGCATAGACATTATGGAAATCCAGAAATCAAAAGCTAATTTGATGTTACAGTTCAACAAGTATAAACGATAGTCACTGGTTAATGACTCACACGAATAACTAAATTGGCCTTGCTGATGCCACCTGAAGGACAGCGGGacatcttcacatgcaaggaacGACTACTAACTAAACAAAAAACAGTAGTTACATTTTGAGTATAATATTTACTTTCATATAAGAAACACGTCATGAATCAGTGCGTATATACAACTCGCAGAGTACATACACACAGATGGCTAGGAAGCAACCGAGACTAAATACTGCGCCGACAAAACAAGGTGCAAGAAAAATTAAGCTTTCAGTCCAAGGTTCGGA is part of the Triticum urartu cultivar G1812 unplaced genomic scaffold, Tu2.1 TuUngrouped_contig_5961, whole genome shotgun sequence genome and harbors:
- the LOC125529939 gene encoding uncharacterized protein LOC125529939, whose translation is MSRCPSGGISKANLVIRENRRMNLKFKAPRKKELVALAKANVNGEDKTITIKNDYPEYPVPYYQVTEDFNLRKVKELMLERDVEIAKSIANDIIIPDPAPQWVADNFLDKYAELEPILVKDSAQCFLRLFQNCRGRGMSSDLTITAQIFTFIVSFNALRCAKVALEGMAPELYGMHANPNCINRYGYFPLHEAAERFSLDMIKLLLRHGASPNVRTVGKDVIENLLPLHVAVENTCLHKYLEDNLSRSHNHLDYIYKLIHLLCLPEMKIFLDTTRLLAAKTNNLLQELWNYIEDGKIMQSAILLLAAQEQIRGGSSSKMNGSSKKNGFDIISKCVMRLSIALKWEKGSHGMAQELLEQRKTLTDCAWLLVDVISHAGEDLSAYIQAHSALDNYEKHAIHMWLC